CACGACCTTGTACGATGTGGGAGGATGATCATGTCATCTAAATCTAAGGCGTCATGTTAACATGATCCACCGTATCGGCTTTGAAATTTTACATCGGTTTGCCTATGGACAGCTGCCAAAGGGCGTGCTACtaaattatgcattattaaaacCAATTTCTCATCTACCCCCATCAAATTAAATTGACACAATTAATTCGTATCCGAATACATTGACTAATCGGGCAATTCACGTTTCTTGGTAATGCAAGAATTTAATAGCATATGATCTGATTCACTCTGTCGCATTTGATCTCTTCTTTATTTGTCGcccttttttccttttattttcttataaaattgTGAAATAAAAGAAGAATAATAAATGAATTGAATTAGATCCTGTCATGTTATCATTGAAACCAACGGACGTGTTTCTGACTGAGATCTCAAACAGAGTACCGACAGTTGCAGACGAAGGCCTCGATCACCGTCCATCGTGCTCGATATTCGTGTTTGCACGTATCGTTAAGCAAGTCGAACGGTGATAGAGGCTATGCAAACGGTTCCCTTCGTCACATAAGCGTCAGCCGGACAACAGCTCCAGGACGTAACGGATTATCTTGCAGCCACTGGCTGTAACGGATTGCCGTAACGGCGAACGCAGCGACGAAACGGGGAACTCCTGACCTCACGTCGAAACGAATGTCTGTCTCTCGCTGCACATTAGTGCGGGGCACAGGGACCCACGCCACCGAGGGTTGGGTTCGTCAGGTAGACGCTCGAGTAACATTTCGACGGGTAGCTAAAGTAGTTATTTGGATGGAAAATTAGCTTGTAATCCGATGATTAACTCTTCTTGGAACCCAATTAGTAGGCATAATTAATAATTAATCCGTTCTCGCTTCCTCCCCCGTCTTCCTTCTCGCGTATTATTAACCACTTCGAGCCCGGCGCTCGAAGACGGACATCAGGGTTTCGATCGGAGATCCCGCAGCGGAAACCCTGATACCCACCGCCCCTGCGGATCGTCTTCCTTGATTTCTTCCAATTCGCGCTATCGTTTGCGAAGCCGTGGTTGATGACGAGGAAGATGGATCTGTAAGAAATTTGATCTCTCTCGAAACAAAGTCTTTCTGCGTTCTAGATTCGAGCGAGAGCTCTCGGATTTTTGTGTAAAATCAAGTAGATCTTGTAGCTTTTGGTGGATTTAGGTTGGTCAATTGCAGGGGAGCGGGGATTTACAGATCTCGAATTCATTCTTTTGTGGTTGTCTTGATTCATTATAGGCCGGATGAGTGGGTTCTGTGAAGGGGAAGGGAGATGAGAGGACCGCCAGTGGGTTGGGAGGGACAATGACCGGAGCGTCATTGGGTCTACGATCAGGGAGTTATGGATCAGTGCAGCAACCCAGCGGTGCCCTTTTGTCGACTCAATCGCCGCCCTACTTATTCCGCAAAGCTTCGAAAATATCCCTTTCCGGACCAAGAGAAAGGGAGAGGATCTTGCCGAGGATCTGCAACTTTGCCGGGAGAAGGAAGGTCAGGATGTTGCTCTTGCTCGTCGCTTCAGCTGCAGTACTGTCTTTCATTACTGTCGTCAGTAAAGGTTTGGCCTgtcttcccttcctttttctctttttgcaTGCAAGTTGCTGGTGGAGAATTAGGTTTTGATGCTACAGTCATGCCTTATGTCTAGTAATTGATTGACCGGTCATACTTTTACATGTCCGGAGTCATCTCAAGATCTCTGTTTTCGGGGCATAACCATTCTAGTCTTCTGCATGTTTCTAGCAGTTCTCGTCCCCTATGGATTTTTTAGAGGATGATAACAACTGAAACCAGCGACTGTAGATTTATgtgccaattgtttgatgatcaaACACAGTAATAAATGGCTGATGCAAGTCTTATTTAACATTTCTTTTTCACAAAGACACAGTGATAGCATTAGTTCGGTGGAATCTGTATGGGAAGTCTGTTATGTAGTTACTGAACCATTTGTATCTGATTCTGTAATAGGTTGTTGGTTATGATTATAACTGCGTGTGTCAAGCGATGGCTGTCGAATAATCAGCAAACAAGCGAATCTTTGAACTTGTGTTACTCAACATGGCTTGCTGCTACTTGGATCACATTATTTGTCATCATAACACAAACTGCCACCAATAACAATACCGGCTTTAAGATATACCCGTTAGAGTGCAGATGGATATTCTGCCAGTGTAATATTGTTGTTTTCTTAAATTTAAGTGTCCAATGTTTTTGTGCATATAACTATACATCTGTTATCTATTATCGTAGCATGTGATGATTTCTTCAGTTGCTACTCCAGGTGATGACGCATCAGCGAACCCCGACACTCGCATGGCTTTCGCAGATCAGGTCCAGAACTTCGTAGATTCTGGTATCCCACCATTGAATAATTTTAGACCTCCATTCATtcctgcaaaaaaaaagaaagttggtATAACTACACATTCACACCAGGAGTCTGCAACTACTCATAATGTAACCCATATTTCTGCCCCCATTTTTCCTCCCAAACTGCATCCTTGTGATagtttctcttctcctcctccaccagCTGATAAGAGGCGCATTGGTCCACGTCGTAAGTCTTGAGCTCTTGACTATTCAAAGAACAAGATTTTGTAGTTTCAGTTCATTCTTAAACCAACTATTCTTCTAACTCTCTCATTTTTCTGTTTTGTAGCATGTCCTGTCTGTTATGTGCCTGCAGAGCAGGCTGCACTTCTTATGCCACCTTCGCCCTCAGCATCACCTGTTCTTAAGAATTTAAGTTATTTttcggaagataacttgattGCTAATGAGTCAATTGGCGGCTCTATCTTTGGGGGATATCCATCTCTGCTTGAGAGGAATGAATCTTTCAATATAAAAGAATCGATGATGGTGCACTGTGGGTATGATTTACTTTTCTTGCCAGTCCATATTTCCCATTCGGACAAAACTAACTATTTCACAAATTTTGTGGCCCAAAACTTTTTAATTGGATCTTCCTTATGGATGTGCTTATGTAAGTGAAGTGGCCTTCTAACTGCTGTATTTAGCTAAGCCCATTAAACTATTCTTCGTCAGATTTGCCAAAGGAAAGAAACCTGGTCAAGGAACTGGATTTGATATAAATGACACTGATCTTCTTGAAATGGAAGAATGTGATGATGTTGTTGTAGCCTCTGCTATTTTTGGTATAAATGCACTACTTCTCATGTTGTTTTTCAGTTGTTTTACCCTTTCATCATTGCTTCTCCTTTCCTTTTGATTAATTCACTTATGCTCTTCTCGTTGATCAGGAAATTATGATATAATGCAACAACCAAAGAATATTAGTGAATATGCAAAGAGGAATGCATGCTTTTATATGTTTGTTGATGAACAAACTGAAGCATATATGAGGAACTCTAGTGGTCTAGATGATTCCAAAAGAGTTGGTCTATGGAAAACTGTGGTAGTTCGAAACCTTCCTTATGTAGATGCAAGACGCAACGGGAAGGTATGTTTCACTCTTAGACCACCATTGGTTACTTCAACTTTCATCTAGCATCATCTAACACTTGAAGATAATATGGTCAGACTATTTTCACCAACAAGTAGATCAGCCAAATTTTGTTGATATATGGATTAAAGTTTCTGAAACCTTCAGGATgttgttaaaatatttttaagagaaACAAAATTACATCCtactaaaaaatatatagtttACTTGAATTGCCTATATCTACCATGCAGGATTATGAGTTAGGACTGATCCTCACTGTGGAATTTCCTTTACTGGATAGACATCTCAATATGTTGAAAAACATCTCTTTCTACTGATGCCCACTTTCCACTATATAATTGGTAAAGCTAACTAGCTCGTTTAGGGATTATTTATtgaccaagaagaaagtaggaaGTTCCAGCACTTGATTAAAGTCACTTAAGATGTTGCCTTGTAATGGTCCAAATGATTGTAAGGATGTTTGGGGATCTGAACGTTTTGGAGTCTAGAAGTATCGCTTCATCAGTCTGTTATAAGGATTTTCACAGGCAATAATGACTGTGAACTAACAAGAAAGAGAAATTATATGACTTGGAGACTAAAGATCAACAATTCAACATGAAAGCTAACCTAGCTAAAAGAAGAAAACTTAGACATAGAGATGATGACTTGAAGCAGCTGTCTCAGACACAGGTTGCTCTAAGTAATTGGGGAACACACTAAGACACTAGCAGTTGGCTACTAGTCAAAAGGAATTCTGCAGCTCTAAGGCTCCTGGATAGCCATCTTCAATTAGTTAATTGAGCCTTAGGTAGATCAAGGGATGCAAATGTTCTTTTATATATTCACTTTTTTTAGTTTTTATAGATGTGTGCTAAGATCGACAGGCGGTGTGTACAAAAGTAACTTTATCAGTGTGTAAACCTGTGAACATATTTTGTAGTACCAGATTTCATGTTTAATTCAAACAAATATTAACTTTAGCCAGTGTTAAAAAGtctttattttatcatttatctgatcttatttttaatatatttgacAATAATCACATTTTTCTGATTGCATCTTTAACACCTGTTTCTTGGTCTTTCTAGTTTTGGACTGCAGAGCTAATTAAGACAGTACACTCAGATAAAATAAGATTTAAACAGTCATCTGATAACATGATTCTATAAATAAGTTTGACTAGAATTGACACATAATGATGCTTTTTCTTATtcttatgttattttatttaattagaaaaCTGTTAGTTGTAAACAATTGGTTGAGGTGATGAGTTGCTTTAAGTCATAAATACCTGGTTTAATTGCAATCTTGATTTATACTGAGAGTATtctaaaaggttttttttttgtgcAATGCTCGATACATGTTATAGATAGTTCCTGACTCGTTAACTTTAGCAGGTTCCAAAACTTTTGCTCCATAGGCTATTCCCAAATGCCAGGTTTTCTCTTTGGATTGATGGAAAACTTGAGCTTGTTGCGGATCCCTATCAAGTTCTTGAGAGGTATACTTCATTTAAGGGCTTGCTTCTTATATTTTTCTTAGCCTGTGTGAATAACATTATTGTGTATCAAGTAGGTTTAAATACGTCACATTGATGTAATCCATCTGACAGAACCATGGAGATGTTTTTACGCATGTTGGATTGTGCTTTAATAGCAACCAAAGCACTGGTGCATCTTAAATTATGTATGTATAACTTCATTAGGAGTCTAGCAAGGAATATGTTAACTagtttttttcataaataaaaggAATTGCTTGATTTGAGCCTTCAATTGGGGGCCCTAACTATTATGATCCCTaggttttttttgtcatttttgtgGAAAAGGACAACTAAACACAAGTTTCTACGAGCTGAAATGTGTTCTATTTAATGGTGGTCAACTAGCTTGAGTTTCTACAAAATGGTATGTCATAACTAATGGTGATGGTAACTTACGTTTATGCTTAATGGAACTGTACCTGATGAACATCAAATCATCCCACATCAAGAGTTTTGTGCAGTTACATATCTAAAACAAAGTAACATCTAACTGTAAATTGCATATTTTTGCATGCATTTATTAGGTAGGCGAGCTTGTCGTTATGATGAGGTTGTTACTCCCTTGCAATCTTTGTGTTAGAACCATGAAAATAACCTTTTTACTTACAGGCTTAAGGGTACACACATTGGTCTAGATGATGGATTGGCAGGAGCCTCATAATCTGGGCTACCTGTTTATGTTCTATTGGTTATGGAACTATGAACATCTAAATTTAGGCAAAAATTTTGTTGTATATTTT
This DNA window, taken from Musa acuminata AAA Group cultivar baxijiao chromosome BXJ3-7, Cavendish_Baxijiao_AAA, whole genome shotgun sequence, encodes the following:
- the LOC103992775 gene encoding probable hexosyltransferase MUCI70, which gives rise to MTGASLGLRSGSYGSVQQPSGALLSTQSPPYLFRKASKISLSGPRERERILPRICNFAGRRKVRMLLLLVASAAVLSFITVVSKGDDASANPDTRMAFADQVQNFVDSGIPPLNNFRPPFIPAKKKKVGITTHSHQESATTHNVTHISAPIFPPKLHPCDSFSSPPPPADKRRIGPRPCPVCYVPAEQAALLMPPSPSASPVLKNLSYFSEDNLIANESIGGSIFGGYPSLLERNESFNIKESMMVHCGFAKGKKPGQGTGFDINDTDLLEMEECDDVVVASAIFGNYDIMQQPKNISEYAKRNACFYMFVDEQTEAYMRNSSGLDDSKRVGLWKTVVVRNLPYVDARRNGKVPKLLLHRLFPNARFSLWIDGKLELVADPYQVLERFLWRKNYTLAISRHYRRFDVFEEAEANKAAGKYDNASIDYQIEFYKKEGLTPYSSYKLPITSDVPEGCVIIKEHIPITNLFTCLWFNEVDRFTSRDQISFSTVRDKIMSQVNWTINMFMDCERRNFVVQAYHRDLLEQRKALAALVRPPPPALANDRLTRAPPSRKLPGKISMRRGRDKRPGSRRHHPRAAGAGGNR